A stretch of DNA from Temnothorax longispinosus isolate EJ_2023e chromosome 2, Tlon_JGU_v1, whole genome shotgun sequence:
CGTTTATACTAAAAGCAATGCAATGCtatgcaatatttttgcaaaaactaATTGGAAAATGCAAAATAGTTGCACAAGCTTAATTTTCATTCCATTACGCTTAAGTGCCTTCCCAATATGTTTCTGACGACAGTTTCTATTTTCGATTACAGACTCAGTGGCACAAACGATTACTCTTACGAGTTTTGCCTTCTTCCTGACCTCGTGGCTGAACTCGGCGTCGGGAACGTCCGCAAACGACCTGCAATTTGTGCCAAACGCCAGTGACATAGAACCCTGGTTTCAACACCCTTGCGGCACCCGGCTGGCGGCCTCGCGAAAGATGCATAATTCCAGCGACTCGACCAACATCATGAAGAGGGTGCGAACGCAATTGCGAGTCGCGCAAAATCACTTCAACAAGACTTTCAAGGACGTGCGCATAGTTTACTCGAAGGTGAGAGACGAGAGCGCTCCACTCGCGACCGCGATTCCATAATTAATTGCAGCGCGGCGTCGGGGTAAAACCGCGTGGGCAGTGCTCGCTCGAGGGGGACTCGCACGTGCGCGCGATGCAACGCATCGCGCTAGTGCACAGTCCTATTTTCCGCCGGTAATTTGCATTGGTTACGATGTGCCACGCACATCCAGCATAATTACTTTTTCTCGAGTCCCGCGGCGCGTTCTAGACATCTCACCGATTTGATGACAAATCACTTCCGTCGCGTTGCGGAACGAGAACACGTTGCTTGCtcgatacaaaaaaaaatatcgttatcgcaaaatgttattaaacgTTGTCCTCACGAGACCAAGATAAGCGAATGCATTTACATAAGACGCTTTACTTGTTTATAACGCCGTTGTAACGATATGATAGATGTTATTGTTTGGTCTACTAGAGAGCCTGAGATCGAGTTTATCCCGCACGGATCGCAATGGCTTAGATAGagcgatatattttgtttatcaaCCTTTATCACTTTGAAGCTTACTCTGGACACGCATGGCCGCATTCCAAGACAGATTTGTGATACTATGGTTTTTGATACTGTACTGCGCTTAGTACTCAACTGATATAAACAGACAAGATTGCTTATTCTCGCAAATGTGTGTGTAACGTCAGataattcattaaataattcataaatgtaCGGTCATTTGTAATTTACGTCTGGATTTATGCAGCATAACGGTATTAGTATAGTTAAGTGAGATTTGCGTAgccataaattttatattcaatgaTACGCATAACCAAGTACTAATAGATTGTATGCGTGTGACCCAATCTCACAATCAAGAtagtcaataaaatataattctatgtAGGCTCTCAAacaaatgtgaaaaaatttaattacataaaaatatataattatataacggttcgaaaaattaaatactgttttatctttttgctATAGGTGTACAGAGTGTTGCTGAAGGAGCAGTATAAGATGAATTGGTTGCCAAAAAGGCAGCTCGAGTGGTACCATAGGGAACTTTGGTGCTTggaaaagggaaagaaagCCGAGCGTGCCCTTCCACGCCTATATGACGCGCTACAGAGGTTCTCGATTACGTTCCATTATCTTAGAGAATTTCATCTCGACTCTAATATCGATGTCACTCGCGGCATTATTAAGAGGCGGACTAGGATCATCGACAAAGCGCACAACCAAGTTCTCAGGGTAAGCTGGTGCACTTCTAACAAGATCTGTgtcaatatagatataaattgaaaattgcatttatatcaCGCATTAGAATTGCTCgtaaatcaaattaatcgtTCAACAAGTgcgatatataaaactatggaTATACTTTATTACTTCAACTCGCGATCTTGAGTCAAGTTGCCATAAAACGTATTTGCTGTGTACGGCAATAAGTTTTACTTACggtaatataaatcttttgcaAGTGAAAGTGCAAACGTGTAAAAGTAATACTTCTCGTTTGTGTGATTGCAGTTGCTGTGCGAGGTCGAAGCTGCTATGATAAATCTGGCATTAAGAACTTCAACTCTGAACGATGCGTTCATGATAACGGATAATTTGCACTGGGCCAAAGAGGGCGATCTAACATTAATGTTGATTCAGGATTGGGGCGTATTAAAGCTCTATCATACTTTTCTGAAAGATTGGATAAAGGTTTTCCGTAACGCCACCACTGACAACACTTGCGACCGTAACATAAAGCCTTTGGCTTTTACGCCGAATATGCCTAAAAAATGGTTTAACGGAAAAGGCACAAGAATGCCGAAGATGAGAAAACATAAACCGACGAGGAAGCCCGGTCGAAATAATTCCTTACGTCAAAACCTGCGAAAGGGATCTCAAAGGAACAGACTGATGAAGAAGCAAAAAGGACCTACGTTACGAACATAAATCATGTGTCGAACCTGAAGAAGCTAGCGCTTAGTATCGACGAGATCTGCTGATAATTTAAAGACACCGCTCTATACAGCGTCGAATCGTATACTATCTCATACTAACAtaacttttgtatttattcCATTATCGCAATCATGTTCATTCGAATAGTTTTACTCGTTTTTCGCAGATTTGCCAATAGAATGGTACTATTGTCCTAAGATTATGATATCTGAACAGccgtgaaaattatttaataattttccaatAGTTTTGGCTCAATACTATTGCGTATTGTGGTAATAGAAGTATTTTATCAACAACATGCGGCTGCGCATACTAGAGACCAGTATTAAAAGATCTACTTCAGAACAGtattatatctaataacatacataaaatataccgAGTATAGCCCATAATGTTGATAATAATGTTTCGAAGTACATGGCGCATTCGAATCGATTAGACTCGTGAAATATCGATCCAATAGATTATAATCGTCATTAAAGTATACTTTTACACATAATCTCATCATGTATGTGTAAAAGGAATGTAAAAAGCCCGTTTTCATTCTCAGGCACTCAGCAATTTGAGAACAACGAAAAAACAATATGTTAtgaaaataagcaaaaaaaatacagagaaagaaatacagagaaaataaattcgcaGATGTACTTCGCACGTCTAAAATTGGCCGTCTTGCgccaattatatttatatcgatatGCCAACATAGATTACGCTCACGATCAAGGCGGCTTGTTACATGGTCACGGATTTAAGTTCATTCGGTTAAATCGACGGACTCTGCGATACGCGCAGGTGTCGATAATTCGTGGAAAGATCGATGACGAGTTTTAGGCGGCTCGTGAAACTTATTTATTCTAGCTTTAAAGATGGCGAGAGAACTTAATGTTGTTTAGCTGTGATATCCCGAGCGTATGCGGACGTACAGAGTTCCTACGTTTATATATAGGCGCATatgcacatacacatacacttACATAGATAGGTATCGTGCGTTGACGCGTACCATACGTAGACGTAGATGATTCTCTCCTCCTTTCCGGTGTGTCCTACCGAAGAATCTCGCCTTGTCGTGGGAACACATGACAATTTTACCTTTATAGTTAGTCCGTCGCAATCATTGCGTATTAAGCGCGTAGACGACGCCAGAAGCGTTTTTAGCGAAAACGAGGTCCGAGGATTTTCACGGTTTCTTCCGTCTCGCGTTCGACCAGATTTGTATGCAAGTGCGCTAATCGATAATAAAGGATCATTacgaattttaatgaaattcgaGCAAATCTTGATTTTGTACGCGTGCCAGCATATAACACGTAACGTGTCCTTTTTGTGCtagattaaaatgtatttatatcgtGTAGATccgatatattttacactgAAACAGTACTTAAGTATGTTCATAGCTTAGCGTTACGCATATTTTTGTACTATGTATGCACATGATGATGCGATACAAATTATTCGTAGACGCGCACTTAAATTTAAGGCTATTATGCATTTTATacaatagaatatttattcgGACGTATATGCATAACGTTCTgctctatttattatatcacgtTACCATTGCATATACTATTTATTGTCATGTCTTTGCTTATATGTGATCATCTCGAATAAATTCAATGTTTTGTATCGAACTGAAGTTTAGATGACAGAGATACCTTTATAATCcacgtaataatttaatttcaacaatATTGTAAATCGTTCGTTTTACATGAACATTCGACCGGAAGTATCAGGAGTACATGAAGGATCTTCATTCTGTATAACACTCGATCATTATccgtaatgtatatataacgcGGAAATAATGTAGATAAGAATATgctatttaaaatcaaataaacatGACTCattgcagtaatattttaaGCGATTGATTAGATAAGCAGTTAAATAATGCATAGcgacattaattttttgtaactgcCATTacgtatttatgtatatgctATAAATATTGCTGCATCGCAACGCTGTTTTGTTGTTGCTTTCGCACAGTGACATAATTTccttatttataacatttatttaatggtATATTTagccgtattttattttaaaaacagcaaaagcgtaattttaatgatgatatcactattaaattttttacttatttaacaGCTATTTAcgtaagcaattttttttactgaaaattttaaaattgtattttatttatatgtatttaatttataaatttaaaattattctgtacTTAATTTactatacttttttataagtaaagtAATTAGGCCAACATCATAGTGCAGTTTCATTATCAACAGGATTTTCCAGACGCATCAAATGTTGTAATAGGAGTACACGTAGAGTGGATAGGTTGTAATTGCTCTTCACTGCACTTTGCGTTTATGAAGGATAAATCTATTTGTTGTAATTTAACTGTTCGGCGctattgcattaataaattgttcgTTATGTAAAAAGCTAAAGTACCTGTCTGTTCAATTCAATCTAtttgtttgtaaataaatacgcaagcaattaatttaaatgttttatctataattatagaataattataaacataattttaaataatattcagtcgtttactaatatttatgtatcgtGTTTTCATTAAGAACAATAACGCTTATTACTGTCTTATACTTGTTACCAGATATCGGATTTTTTATATGCGGAATGTTAGAAAAGAGCAATTATAATAACcaaaaatttagtttatttataatatccaacatatttatattacaatatatattacagtataaatatgttaaattttataaagaatctaaaagttattaattgctCTTTTCCAACACTCTGCATATAAAGAATCCGATATCTACTTATTACCTTTTCATCGATCATGCAAGCAATATTGTAGTTTCATAtacattacaatataaatgctATAAtcacacaatattttattaaaacgttaaattaattgaattaatcatCCTAATTGAATTAATCATCCATTCATTCAATCGTATTGAAATTATTCCAACAAACTTTGGTGGAATCTCGCCAATGCGAATGATGCGGTTCCTGCGTTTGAATCGGGCCGCTGTTTGTTTTCCTATGTTCATGATATATGCAGCGAAATAACACGTCACGACGCGTCGCAACTTAATCGGGCGTGAGAAGATCTCTAATCTTAGTTCGGTGAATTCATGAAGGACCTAATTATAGT
This window harbors:
- the LOC139808474 gene encoding uncharacterized protein isoform X2, encoding MWIDSVAQTITLTSFAFFLTSWLNSASGTSANDLQFVPNASDIEPWFQHPCGTRLAASRKMHNSSDSTNIMKRVRTQLRVAQNHFNKTFKDVRIVYSKVYRVLLKEQYKMNWLPKRQLEWYHRELWCLEKGKKAERALPRLYDALQRFSITFHYLREFHLDSNIDVTRGIIKRRTRIIDKAHNQVLRLLCEVEAAMINLALRTSTLNDAFMITDNLHWAKEGDLTLMLIQDWGVLKLYHTFLKDWIKVFRNATTDNTCDRNIKPLAFTPNMPKKWFNGKGTRMPKMRKHKPTRKPGRNNSLRQNLRKGSQRNRLMKKQKGPTLRT
- the LOC139808474 gene encoding uncharacterized protein isoform X1 yields the protein MIFVLLVAGAFALATLRRYSVAQTITLTSFAFFLTSWLNSASGTSANDLQFVPNASDIEPWFQHPCGTRLAASRKMHNSSDSTNIMKRVRTQLRVAQNHFNKTFKDVRIVYSKVYRVLLKEQYKMNWLPKRQLEWYHRELWCLEKGKKAERALPRLYDALQRFSITFHYLREFHLDSNIDVTRGIIKRRTRIIDKAHNQVLRLLCEVEAAMINLALRTSTLNDAFMITDNLHWAKEGDLTLMLIQDWGVLKLYHTFLKDWIKVFRNATTDNTCDRNIKPLAFTPNMPKKWFNGKGTRMPKMRKHKPTRKPGRNNSLRQNLRKGSQRNRLMKKQKGPTLRT